tgtcctttcaccagctgacttatgatctggagtgcttcaaatggacgttggtgaagcttctaatcagagtcagacggaagcttagatcctctgaccttgcaacttctgcttctggacatgttcctcagaacttctgaactcCAGAGCTAGAAAAGCTTGGGTCTTCaaagccaacttcttgcaggtcttcagaacttgagtcttctacttcaggaccgttccttctggaacatctggtcttcagaatttttgactccggttcttcagtacctcttgagagcttctatcttcagaacttctgaaggatttgccactgttctaaacgaacatggtaagctttagaactctcttttggttacccttgggtcttcttcttctgatggaatcggcttgggtcagaatcagaacctgtttgtcacaactcaaaaggacaaacgttagagtaccataattgttcatcctcaaataccttaattgtaatcatcaaaatatagagatgcaaccactgatcaaatcttgatcttacaatctccccctttttgatgatgacaaaacaagtattttgatgaacaattcttaaacaataaactgaatacacaagagagaagagatcagagtttaaacttatccttgtgtaacggtttatgttgctccttctgaatctaggatagcacctgattctgagctggggtctccccctgactccccctgaatctatgacttgatgagatgatgaagagtctagattcagAGTCTTGTGAGGTGATCAGAAGATACGCATAGAGgaatgtatactcatcagaaattgatggttcagaacttgcaTAGATCACATGGAAACATAGAGTATTGTCCAGATGTATTGGGATAAGGCGTCAGAGGCATGTTTATTCAGAAgattgaacaaaatgtattccttgtttaggacgcttggcaatatctatgtgttataagtatttgatacttattctcctcaactggttttatattatataaacaaaattaaaagtttatcaaaaaccattttatgtactccccctttttgtcataagcaaaaaagagtgaaaaacagaaacaataacaacaaagaaTTAACTTAGATAAAATGCATGTTATTATTAATGAATGGAAATGAGTACAGAGGATAAGAAAATACTAGGAGAACAATTCCTAGACACATAAGAAGGCACGAGATTCCTTCATTGAAAGAAGCTGAAGGTGCaaaggacgaatgtcctgatcaatggAAGCAAACTGGgcagccagttcttccttcagaaTCTCACTCTCATTGATGGTAGGAGTGGAGGCAGCAGCTTGAAGCACTTCACCTGCTTCTTCTTGATCTTCTCGTTCCCTCTATTCATGCTCAATGAGCAGACAAATGCTCTCAAATTGAACTTCAAGATCCTTCCGGCGAGAGGCCAGGCGAAGGAGTTCTTTCAGAACTTCCTGAAGAGTATGCAGATAGTGGGTCTGATTTGATGTCAGCCAGCAGTCCAGCAGATACTCAATTTTCCCAAGAGCTTGGGAGATTTGAGTGAGTGAAAGATTGACACTCCAGGGAAAGGTCCGGTCAAATACCAGAGCCTTAAGTTCAGAAATCAAATCAACAGAAGACATTTTgattagaggagagaaaggaaTGAATTGAATTgcgatggagaagaaggaaagcAATAGATTATAAAGAAGAGAAGTAACagaaaaaacatgcataaaactcatCGAACATAaatgcatgtgagttactaagagATGTGGACGGTGCATTAAATAAGTTGTAGCAGAAAcacataagaaaataaaacatggTCAAACATAGAATAAGTTCACAGACAGATAAGCTGAATAAATATGCATGAAGGATAGATGAGAGGGGTTCAAGACTTTGAAGAGGGTGGTAGATGCTCGATCAGATACTTCATCTTATTCTCCATTCTGCTTGAAGATTCCTGAATCTGCTGACTTTGTTCATTCTGAATGATGCCTTGATGCTCAATCATCTGAAACAACCTCTGTTGATCATCTTGTATCCTATCAATTCTGGCAGCCAGGAGAGCAACTTCCGGATGTGGAGctggttctggagcttgaaTAGGAACATCTGTAGGTGCTTGAACTTCTGCCTCAACTTGAGTAGGTACTTCCATCTGAACTTCATCAACCTCTGCAACCTCATGAATGATGATCTCTTAAGTACTGTCCTCTGCAGCCTCTGCTGGaatcatctcagcatcttctgaaGTACGTTCAGAGACAACATGTGTTCTTGCAGCCATTGCTCTTCTCATGGGTTCACAAACCTTGTGTAACACCCTTTGCCTCTGCTCATAAGCTCTTTCAgaggcatcatgaactcttagacGCTTCTctctgctaagctgcttctcaATCTCAGAAGCTCTACTTTCTGACCATCGTCCGAAGGCAGACCACATACCATCAACCAAAGATGCATCAaattgattatcagttacctgatatagccattgcagtcttctggttgcttcatcagagaactcctgaatgagttgaataaGACTTTGTGGTCTGAAGGAGGGTGCCAAATCCATGATTGGCTGAGAAGTGTTGGTTGCGTTAGAGCTTGATGCATTAGAACTCTCGGTTCTCATTTGCCCTGAAGGTGCAGATTCATTCACATGAGCCTTCTCTTGTCCCgaatgatctgattcatccatatgctcaaACTCAGAAAATCAGATCTTCAAAATAAGAGGCTACCTGCTAGATAGGTTGCACATTGAAGGGAGGTTCTAGAATCTGAACATCCTCATCTCCATCGTCTTTCTCAGCAGGAATCTCACCATATTCAGCTATCAGAAGGGTTCTTGAGGTGGATGGAGGCTTAGgtgtgaattgttgaaccaagtcCCTCAATGTGGCCTCACTCTGAGCGATACCCTTAATGAATGAATTAAAGAGAGGTACAGactcagtggtggtggatgtggaagaggtttgaATTGGGATGGATGGAATGGAAGTGGTAGCAGTTTGGATGTTTAAGTGGggagcttgtgtttcagcttgaGATATGGTTTGTGTGTGAGGTTCTGTTTGAGGTGGAACTGTTTGGATTGAGGTTGGCAGGGATGTAGATATAGGTACAGGTTGTTtaggaataactactaaagcagaatctaaaTTAAGGCTTTCAGTAAGTTCCTTACTTGAATTTCTGAGGATGGTAGATCTGGTGAGTCTGGCAGTCCTTGCAGGATCTGAAGCTATCTTTGATCTCCTTTCCCTTTGTACCTCTGAAGCACTCTCAGATGCTTGCTTTGGTTTTGgctccttcttctgaagtggacccttcagaggcagtttcTTCCTCTTGCCTATGGGTTCTTCATCATAatcagtggattcttcagcttctggagatTCCCTTATAACTTGGAGCACATTCCCAATAATTTCACTATCATCCTGCTCAACTTGCTCCTCGATTTGAATTACTTGAACTCTTTGCCTCTtggtcagaggaacatcatcatcttcagtttcctcatCAGAAGTTACTTCCATGACAGCTTTCCTCTTGACATTCCTTCTGAGTGAACCTTCTTCAGAGTTAGAGTGAACAACTTCTCCTCTGTTGgtgtcatcttcttcttcttgagttcCAATGGAGGAAGCCATAGAGCTCTCAGAGCTATCAGACTGAGATTTCTGAGGTGACTCCACTGGAGTTCTTTTAGGAGAGGGTTCTGGAATTGGTTCCTTGAAGACCACAGATTTTGATGCAGCTTTCATCTTCTTggtttcctctatcagaatccctttgcccttgggatctgaaggcttgctgctaGTTGTTCTCTTGGATTTCCTTGTTGGTACCTAAGGAGGACTATCAGGGAGTCTTTTGATAAATTCCTCGAGAGTGATTGGATCTCCTTCacttctgagcattctcacatattccagaatgctggCTGGATTATCCTTCTTAGACCAGAGAGGATAGTTATCAACAGGGTGGTTCTTCTGACGAACTTCTTCAGATGATTCTTCTTCACGTTCAACTTGAACTttgtcaatgatctgcattctcttcaacttagtcccattgagagcatctccaatggacataGCCAGATCCTCATGAAGTCCTAGGTCAGACAGAGTCTTGACCAGTTTGTTCTGAGTGAAAATATCTGAGAGCAGCCTGCCATAAGGAATGTAGGAGATagacctcttggtctcaattgcagtagttcttgacttctcaacacattccttcaAATAGTTGAAGAACAGAAATGGAAGACATACAGGCTCACCCTTAGAgatatagtacatgattaccttttgagttgcattgaggtaatcagttcctcctgttctggggtgaatgcagtagATGAAAATCTTCTGCCAGATCTTCATTGTTGGCTTCAATTCCTTTATGGTATACTTTGTCTTCTCCAAAGACCAGTTGTCATAAATGACCTTATTTACTAATTTCCTCATGCCAGGAACATTAGCATCCACATTCTTGATTCTCTTGCCCTGTTGGAACTTCATTCCCAGCAATTTTGCAATGGATTCCTCGAAGATAATAATTTTTCTATCCAACACATGAGAAAcaacgtagtagtcgttgcataCAACATTCTTCCAGAATTCCACAACTAGTTTGTAATAAATAGGGCCACAAAGTCGATTGAAATAGCCATACCAACCTTGCAGATCgacttgatccctgatgtcAAACCCATGTTTAGCCAGATTATCAAGGTCCACTCTTGCCTCATTGCACACAACCAGTTCTTCGATCTTCTTGACGCAGGTGATCGCATTGGCCGCGTTCAGAATTTGctgagcttcttcaaatctttgcttctcttgctCTTCGACAGTCAGTTTGGAAGAAGCAGCAACATTTGCCttcgatttccttgatttgcccatgattctcaggaatgcgaggtttagggttcagagagaaaggaaatattggagggagaagagtgaatgaaatgcaatgcacacaagagttttgaaaaccgtttgATTAAGTGTGTGGATTAGATCGTGTGTGAGATCGTgcgtatagtgggtttaatagTAACCGTTGAGATTTTAAGAAGCATAAGGCAAAAAGCAAGATCAACGGTTTGTAAACTAATTAGTCAGAAAATAGCACAGTGGAGGAGAGTATGTATCATCATTATAGTAGATACACCACGcgacacaaggaactatgtcacaaaagaagtgacacgtgtattgttgtctaccacagaagtttaaccggtgggttaagtgcttctgatcgagtaccttctgaataggtaacatctgatgacttcagaagcaCCATGGTTAGAGGTTCTGAAAataccttactctggacaaaagtccatgttcagattttcaagaataaataaaaaccgatcttctgctaagggcttagtgaagatatctgcccattgatggtcagtatcaacatactctaatgatagagtgcccttctgaacatgatctcgaatataatgatactttacctctatgtgctttgctcttgagtgtagaatgagaTTTTTGCTGAgggagatagcagctgtgttgtcacagaagataggaatcttcttcagaaacaaaccatagtcctccagatgattcttcatccatatggtttgtgtgcagcaagtggcagctgagacatattctgcttctgcagttgatagagcaattgtgttctgtctcttgcttgaccaagtgacaagatttgctccaaggaaatggcaacttccggaggtgcttttcctttccactctgtctccagcaaagtcagcatcacaaaaacctgaaagtgtatactctgatgtttttccatacatcaagccaaggttagtggttcccttcagatatttgaggatcctcttaacagctgttaagtgagtctctctaggacctgattgaaatctagcacagagatgcacactaaaaaatatatcaggtctggaagctgttaaataaagaagagagcctatcattccacgatagagcttctgacaaaccttagaggaaacttcctctttctcaagaatgcatgttggatgcattggagtcttagagatgttgcagtcactcatgttgaacttcttcagaagttccaaggtgtacttcttctggtggatataggtgactcctggtcgttgatcaatTTGAATTCACAGGAAGTACTTGagctctcccatcatgctcatctcaaattcagcctgcatcatcttagagaattccttgcaaagagagggattagcagaaccaaatataatgtcatcaacataaatctgaactataagaatatcatccttataggttctgcagaaaagagtgttgtcacctttaccccttacaaactcattcttcagaagaaaggagctaagcctttcataccaagctctaggagcttgtttcagtccatagagcgacttcttgagcttgtataCATGCTTTGGATGCTTGTCAttttcaaagccaggaggttgcttgacatacacttcctctgaaatgtagccatttaggaaggcactcttgacatccatctgatgaagaattatgttgtgattcactgagaatgagatcagtagccttataggttcaagccttgccacaggagcaaaggtctcagtgtaatcaatcccctcttgttgactgtagccttgagataCCAGTCTTTCCTTGTTTCTcgtgacttctcctttttcatttagcttgtttctgaatacccacttggttcctatgacatggaaacctttgggtttaggcattaaagaccagacatcattcttggtgaactgatctagctcttcttgcatttccagaatccagcctttatcttcaagagcttcatcaactgatttgggctcaatgagagatacaagtcccttcagactcagaagagtctcttctgaaggtttgagcatggaCCTAGTTCTGACAGGAGAATCTT
This is a stretch of genomic DNA from Lotus japonicus ecotype B-129 chromosome 1, LjGifu_v1.2. It encodes these proteins:
- the LOC130744386 gene encoding uncharacterized protein LOC130744386, with translation MKAASKSVVFKEPIPEPSPKRTPVESPQKSQSDSSESSMASSIGTQEEEDDTNRGEVVHSNSEEGSLRRNVKRKAVMEVTSDEETEDDDVPLTKRQRVQVIQIEEQVEQDDSEIIGNVLQVIRESPEAEESTDYDEEPIGKRKKLPLKGPLQKKEPKPKQASESASEVQRERRSKIASDPARTARLTRSTILRNSSKELTESLNLDSALVVIPKQPVPISTSLPTSIQTVPPQTEPHTQTISQAETQAPHLNIQTATTSIPSIPIQTSSTSTTTESVPLFNSFIKGIAQSEATLRDLVQQFTPKPPSTSRTLLIAEYGEIPAEKDDGDEDVQILEPPFNVQPI